The sequence TCAGGTCTCAGTCAGGACTGatggtgccccccccccccccccccccccccccctcaactCCGCCCCCCCCACctactttctttgcttcttcctcttcctcagcaTCCATATCaacttcttcttcatcttctggTTTTGAATCTTCTGACGTGTCTTCTGTTGTATCATCTTCCAGGTCTTCTTCAGGCTCTTCTTCCACCTTGGGGACAAATTTAGAGTAACATCAGCAGGTATCAATAACTCAAACCCTTCTTCACTTGCTCTGCTACCCAGTGCCCTTTTGGCTTCCAtgtgctgggcctggagccagggagtcctgaattcaaatccagctcgaAGCATTTAGTACAAGGACTAGCATGTAAGGCACTACTAGGTATAAACAGTATATTTGGATGACCAACTTTAGAAGTGGAACAGCAGCAAGAAGAGCTAGAACTGCTCCACTATTCCTGACTAAATTCCACTTTGTCCACATGCTCCCTAAAGGACAGAACCAGAGCCCAACCTGAGTACAGTGGAGACACCACAACTTGGGGTCTGTGAAAaaggttttgctttttgttttttaagaaaatattttgatgagtACATCCCTTTGTAATACTATGTGTTTTATGCACATAAAATCCCGATTCTGATAGATTTTCACCAGACTAACCACCAAAGGTGTGTCTGACTCCAGAAAGGCAAGCAGAGTATACAATACTCCTACCCACGAGCTTTACTCCTAGAAAGCCCAAACCGGCATGAGCACAAAATACCAAAGTCTTAAgtgtaaaacaataaaacaaaccctagaaactaaaaaaaaaaaaattaagtccttggaaatagcttttttgtttttaaacctcATCTCCTCTTGAGTTTTCATTTCTGATTCTAGAAAAATGGAAGTCCACTTTATTAAGTGGAGCATTGAGCAGCAGTAAAGTTCCTTCTTAAGAGATGTTTACAGTAGAGGGGAGGAAGCACGAAGCCCTGAGCATTTCCAAGAGTGTATTGGCAAGTTCTCCTGAAATCGTGTGGCCTGTATCACTCTGGCTTGGAATAAAAGCCGAGGCGAGGCAGAATCTTCAGATGTTAAATTGTACTCGGCAAAATGGCTTTCTACAGGTTGAGAAACCGAGGAGTTACAGAAATTCTACCAAAGAAAAGGAGGTAAAGTGGATGGAGAATCTCCCTTACTGATCtccattaaaaaagaatatgCAACGATTGCAATTCCCTTTCTGACCAGAATGACtaccatatacacacacaaaatatctgtaccagacaatttttggataatgaaattaaagccatttatagttatatgaaaaaatgctctcaatcactattgattagagaaatgcaaattaaaataactctgaggtaccaccctcatacttgtcagattggttaagatgacaggaaaagagaatgataaatggtGGAAGGGAATATGGGAATtgggacacatgcattgttggtagagttgtgaactattccaaccattctggagaacaatttggaactatgcccaaagggctatcaaactgtgcataccctttgacccaccagtgtctctactaggttggcatgccaaagaaatcataaaggagggaaaaggacccacatgtacaaaaatgtttatggcagcccttttcgtagtagcaagaaactggaaactgagtggatgctgatcaggtggggaatggctgaataagttatagaatatgaatgttatgaaatattatttttctataagaaatgaggaacaagctgattataaaaaggctggagagatttatatgaactgatgctgagtgaaacaaggcgaATAAGAAATACACAGTATgcaataaaagcaagaatgtgctatcatcaactatgaaagatttgattcttctcagtggttcagtgatttaaagcaatctcaatagactttggacagaaaatgccatctgtatccagaaaaagaactatggagattgaatgtaaatcaaaatatgctagattcacttcatttctttgtttctgtttttttttttttttttttaaatctctcccatgatttttgcttttgctgatttttctctcaacattattcataaagcaatgtgtattaaaaataaacatactaCAAAAACTCAAACTACCTGTCAAAAATCTCAGTGTACTAAGGAAGGAGAGTTGAAATTCAGCTAActtaagagagaaggaaggaagaaaaagacaaacctTTGCATCAGGATCGATGTTCAAACTTAAACGAAGCATCCTTTCGATTCTGTCGCCATATTCTTTAGTGTTGGGTAGAAGGTATCCTGATCTCAGTGTTGCTGTTTCAAACAGGACTACAGCAAGGTCTAAAACTGTTTTGTCCTCTTCATCTTCCTGatgtagaaagaaacaattttcatTACCATTAATAAGAAAACACTAATGAACACTGAGGAAGACAAAGTCTTAACAATACTTACTTTAACTCGTCGAAGCATGTCCTTGATAAGTGGATGTCTAGGATTTATTTCAAGAGTTTTCTTCTGACTGGCATAGTAACTGTCAAAGATAAAGGAAATGATTATATAAACCCCCTTCTTACTTCATTCAGGGCCcattaaattatgaatttttcttttactactcTCCAGTGTTATCTCTAGAAAAGGGAAATCACACCTTATTATCTTGGTGGGGGCAAacaaaggcaggaagaaaaaccaaatctgCCTTTATTTCTAACATTAGGGAATCAAAAGAGGCAGGTGGCTGTTCCCAAACTTCCAAAAGTCTCACTAGGTGCCCAGTACAGCAGCAATAAACTTATTGGCTCCCCCCCAGCACAAATGTGCCCTGCCCACCTAACCTAACTTTAACAGCCTGAGAAACCCCAGAAATCTCTGTGGAGGATACTTACTTTGCAGAAATATCCATTCCTGTCTGGTAAGCCTGAGCTTTCATGATTCTTTCCATGTTGCCAGACCAGCCATACTGGCTGGCCACAAGAGCACATGGAGACTCTGTCAAGCGCTGGGAAATCACAGCCTTCTcaatcttaagggaaaaaaagttgcCAAATGTGAGAATCTCAAAGGtgacaatttacttttttttttttttaaattttattattatttttttattataataactttttattgatagaacccatgccaaggtaattttttacaacattatcccttgcactcatttttgttccgattttttccttctttccctccccccctccccccccagatggaaagcagtcctatatatgttaaatatgaggTGACAATTTACTAAACAGTATGTCTAATCAGTTTGAAACAAAATGGGATTCCATCATGAACCAAATACCAATTAGTGGAACTTTGTGGACGGCAAGCTAGAGTAATTCAATACCAGGCATTAAGATGTGAGTACATACAATTGCCTgtactgggagttccctatatcaatacAATCACAGATCCAGACAATGGACAAGGTGCCAAAACTGACAATCCCTGTGTGAAGGGACCAGGTGACTGGGAGATgctctccccccatcccccaccctCAAGAGGGATGAGGCAAAGGGGCAGTTCTAGATAAAAAAGTTCTGGAATCATTTTGGGAAGGATAAAATttttataagtaattttttttccccctgaggcaattggggttaagtgacttgcccagagtcacacagccacgccagatttgaactcatgttctcctgacttcagggatggtactctatccattgtaccacctagctgcccccaaaattaattttagaattaaatcTGGGTGGGTGATGAGAGAAGGGAGCTTAGGAAAGGCACATGGCAGAGCGTAACCTTGAAGGGACACCTGGCAGACACACAACCATCACACCACCACAGCCCTTATTTTCAAGAGATTACCTTGTCCTTAAGAGCTTTGTCCTTCATCCACTCAAGCAGGGGCTCATACTCCTTCTCCACAGCAGCTCGGTTTTCCTTGGTTTTCTCACTTTCGTCAAATTTCACTCCTTCCTTGGCAACATTCTGGAATCTCTTTCCATCAAACTCTGGAAGAGCCTGGATGCAGTACTCATCAACGGGCTCTGTCAGATAAATCACTTCATAACCCTTCTTCAGAAGCCTCTCAACAAATGGGGATGATTCTGCCTGTAAAGCCAATGGACTTCAGATGAAAGCAGCAGTTCCCCCAAAATTTTGGTCTCCAGACCCATTTATACAAATTACTGAGAACATCAAAGAATTTTGGTTATATAGATTTTATTTGTTAATGCTTACTGTAGGAGATctaaaaattaatcaattttgaaatgctaattcactaaaaataataattattacatgTTAACATATTTTGACAGGAAAATCCACACTCTATTTTCCAAcgtgaaacaaaaatttttaaaaatggcattgcttttatgtatttttttgtcCATCTCTAATGTTTGGTTTAATAGAAAACAGATGGATTCTCATCTAACCTTGGGCATTCAATCAACAGTGATTTTTTTGggatttaaataaatgaagaaaatctgacctcacacagaTAAATAGTTGTTTAAGGGAGAGACACTTTAGCAGGCAAAGGACATCTTAGGTATTATGATAATAGCCTTTTGACTTCGGGACCTCTAAGAATCCACAGAACTGTTGCTTTAGAGTGTATACTGTACTGttttctccccccctctcccccaataaATCTACAGCTATGTTAACTATCATGAACCTGAATTCTCCATCTCCACACATGCTTACCTCCTTTCTGTTGGCACCGGCCATGAAATAGATTTTATCCTGTTTCTCTTTCATCCTTTCCACATATTGGTCCAGACTGGTCAGGTCACTTTCATGAAAAGAGGATTGGAATCTAAGCAGTTTAGCAAGCCGAGTACGGTTGGAATGGTCTTCAATCACCCCAAGTTTGATGTTTGTGCCAAATTCTTTCCAAAAAGTTTTGTTATATTTCTCTTCAGCAATCTTCTTAATCATATCAAGGGTTTTCCGGACCAGTTTCTTTCTAATAACCTAGAATATCCAAGGCACAAGAGACAGGTTGGTAGAGATGATAGAGATTCCTTCACTTTAATGAGATTCCAGGTAGGACACAGGATTTAAACTCTGAGTTTACAAGGCAGTTTTCATCTTGAGCTACTTATAGTCTTGGTATCCTAGAACCCCTTCCTTAGAAAGTTTCATCCTTAGGGTGAAAACTATGAATGCTTTTCTTTCCtcagaattatttaaatttaaatgcatGGAATAAAATACAAgggaccaaaaagaaaaacaaattccattGAAACTATTAGAAAATGTGCCTTATCCTACTCCCAAATTCACAGATCTCTAGTTGAGAACCCTCTGTTAAAAGAGGGTCCCAGTTGTAGACTATAGGAAGATGGCCACCTTAAACTGAGGAGTGTGTTCCAGATGGAACAAGAACTTCTTCCTTCTCTGCTGCCAGTTTAGGGTTTACTTCTTTCTGCTCCCCTCCCACCTACcccaaaagaaattataatctcactttataatttgtattataaatGTAGTAAGATCCTTTAATATTTAGTAAGACCCCAGTTATTAACTTTCCCTGCAAAATTTAGGTTTAAAAAACCCATCCTGCTCTTTATAAATTCTCCAATTATGGTCTTTATGGGCAGCCCAACATTTCAGGATTCCTATTATTACAGATagttaaaaaaatccaaatgaaaattGTCTAATtagtaaaaatgaatttaaaaatacacTTAAAACTTTTCCTTATTCAAACTTATTTGGGAAATCATGAAGAAAAGGTTATCATGGGATTGTACAGTGCCCTAAGACATAATGGGCATACAAGAAGGAATAAAAGCCTCAGATTAAAAAACTCAAGGCCTCACTGGTGGTCATGAGACCAGTCACCGAGATTCATAAGATGCATGGTTGTATAGATGATTCAGTGAAGCTTCAAATGCTCACCTTAAGCAATTTATGTTGTTGAAGAGTTTCACGGGATACATTCAGAGGAAGGTCATCAGAATCCACCTAAGTAAGAAAGTTAATCAGTGATCAAGCTACTCAACATAAATAACTAGCTAAAAGCTTCATGaggacaagaaataaaaacatcttaATATACTTACAACACCCTTAATAAAATTAAGGTACTTGGGCATCATATCATGGAAATCATCTGTGATGAATACTCTGCGTACATACAGCTACAAGGGagccaaaacaaaattataatcagAAAATTGCAATTCATATACAATTTTCAACTTGAAGACatcctaaaataaaacaaaaaaccaacaatcCCACCCCCTCCACACATACCTTAATGTAGTCACTcttctttgatccatattcatcAAACAAGCCACGGGGAGCAGAAGTGGGAACAAACAGTATTGACTTGAATGTCACTTCTCCTTCAGCAGTGAAGTGGATAAAAGTCATGGGGTCATCACTTTCCTGTGGAAAGAGATTTTACTGTATCAGCATACCCAAGGTAACAATCTGAAAGCTAAATCTTTTCCCCTGCGTAATAAGGGAAAGAGGCTAAGTGTTATTTCTAAATTCAGAAcaacaaatgataaatagtaaatgcttctgtGAACAGTTTCCAAAGGTTTTGCTATATACTATTAAAATGATTCCCTTTCTCTTGTAAACATGAGGAAGCATATAGATAAATTCTAGCTATgtagaagagataagaaaaatgtaaatagatAACCAAAGCCTTttctaaaagtaaaaaaggaaggagagatttttGTGAAggtatgaagaaataaaaagatgaagatCATCAAAATGGGGAAGGATCtcataaaaaatgagatcaaggaaagaattttaaaaaaccttcatttttttttttttggtggaggggGGGGGAGttaaagcaattgggattaagtgacttacccagggtcacacagctaggaagtgttaaatgtctgaggtcagatttgaattcaggtcctcctgacttcagggctagtgctctatctactatgccacctagctgccccaaaaccttcattttaaaaaattatcatgaagatcttttcctttattttgttaaatgccaACCAATAAGACCTATATTATTTAGGATTACTATGACAGGAACAGAAAGATGAGCTATAAAATTATATGGACAGTATTATTTTAAGGACAAATTCTATGAGAACAATTGAAGTGATACAAAATATGTAAGTCAAGTTAGAGAAAGAATAATGAGAAATTCATTACAATTTTTTAGAATATAACTCATTATACAGCATGAATAGATGGTCCAGAAAAATACTTCTTAAGAGTCAATTACCCTTAGTAACAAAAATTTCAGTGTCATAATGCTGTATCAAataatcctttcttctttcaaatctGCTTTACAATCCAAATCGTATACTTTTAGACTCACTTACCTTTGAAAATGATTTGTAGAATGCTTTGTATTcatcttcttctacttcttttg comes from Sarcophilus harrisii chromosome 5, mSarHar1.11, whole genome shotgun sequence and encodes:
- the HSP90B1 gene encoding endoplasmin, with the translated sequence MKALWLLGLCCVLLLACGSVKADDQLDVEATVEEDLGKSREGSRTDDEVVQREEEAIQLDGLNASQIKELREKSEKFAFQAEVNRMMKLIINSLYKNKEIFLRELISNASDALDKIRLISLTDENALSGNEELTVKIKCDKEKNLLHVTDTGVGMTREELVKNLGTIAKSGTSEFLNKMTEAQRDGQSTSELIGQFGVGFYSAFLVADRVIVTSKHNNDSQHIWESDSNEFSVIADPRGDTLGRGTTITLALKEEASDYLELDTIKNLVKKYSQFINFPIYLWSSKTETVEEPIEEEEPAKEKDEVDDEAAVEDEEEKKPKTKKVEKTVWDWELMNDIKPIWQRPSKEVEEDEYKAFYKSFSKESDDPMTFIHFTAEGEVTFKSILFVPTSAPRGLFDEYGSKKSDYIKLYVRRVFITDDFHDMMPKYLNFIKGVVDSDDLPLNVSRETLQQHKLLKVIRKKLVRKTLDMIKKIAEEKYNKTFWKEFGTNIKLGVIEDHSNRTRLAKLLRFQSSFHESDLTSLDQYVERMKEKQDKIYFMAGANRKEAESSPFVERLLKKGYEVIYLTEPVDEYCIQALPEFDGKRFQNVAKEGVKFDESEKTKENRAAVEKEYEPLLEWMKDKALKDKIEKAVISQRLTESPCALVASQYGWSGNMERIMKAQAYQTGMDISANYYASQKKTLEINPRHPLIKDMLRRVKEDEEDKTVLDLAVVLFETATLRSGYLLPNTKEYGDRIERMLRLSLNIDPDAKVEEEPEEDLEDDTTEDTSEDSKPEDEEEVDMDAEEEEEAKKKSPSGKDEL